A DNA window from Drosophila pseudoobscura strain MV-25-SWS-2005 chromosome 2, UCI_Dpse_MV25, whole genome shotgun sequence contains the following coding sequences:
- the Wdr33 gene encoding pre-mRNA 3' end processing protein WDR33, producing the protein MDVSQPPPQLLTAPSALATNFTSLPPPSMGGQHYRHYHPHHGSNKHGYNQFKPFMPGGFQRPFGMSQDDFDGKRLRKSVMRKTVDYNASIIKALENRLWQRDHRDRLALQPDSIYVPHMLPPSSYLDNPSNAVTTRFVKTATNKMRCPIFTLAWTPEGRRLVTGASSGEFTLWNGLTFNFETILQAHDISVRTMVWSHNDSWMVTGDHGGYVKYWQSNMNNVKMYQAHKEAIRGISFSPTDSKFVSGSDDGTLRIWDFMRCQEEQVLRGHGADVKCVHWHPHKGMIVSGSKDNQQPIKIWDPKSGIALATLHAHKSTVMDLKWNDNGNWLVTASRDHLLKLFDIRNLREEVQVFRGHKKEASSVSWHPIHEGLFCSGGSDGSILFWNVGTDKEIGCVETAHDSIVWTLAWHPLGHILCSGSNDHTIKFWTRNRPGDLMRDKYNLNTLPASLAALDECEYDDAIIPGMGPEDRVEFTESLTADKGFIPGLDLDPSKALSDRDREKKVPYSKPIPRNFQVQWAGPRRADDPSVLTIHDELAAREAKDLSNGLTHQQISENTLEGILASGMLNGLDPHTIVGVFAYNRFIRVHPDSRLMGAIRQGADFLNKYVDAGKLEELSDVVPLKDRSRSVSPAVEARGEVASPPTKKSRFEPRQHNAQLVCVRELLLLKKPFLPSLVTVKAQQPNTEFVDEPPLEQCDRERERDRERERDRERDPSQSNRPNPWAANSPWTNNGNGGGGGNGSNGFSNNGSDNFNERERDQFPKSGNNNSNSGGQQRRRRGNNNSGSSGGGGGGGGGSGSGRNRGRNNRRF; encoded by the exons ATGGACGTGTCACAGCCCCCGCCTCAGTTGCTGACGGCGCCATCTGCGCTGGCGACGAACTTCACatccctccctcctccctcgaTGGGCGGACAACACTACAGACATTACCATCCTCATCACGGCTCCAACAAGCATGGCTATAACCAGTTCAAGCCCTTCATGCCAGGTGGTTTTCAGCGGCCCTTTGGCATGTCGCAGGACGATTTCGATGGGAAGCGATTACGCAAAAGTGTAATGCGAAAGACCGTGGACTACAATGCATCCATAATCAAGGCCCTGGAG AATCGTCTTTGGCAGCGCGATCACAGGGATCGACTGGCCCTGCAGCCTGATAGCATATATGTGCCTCATATGCTGCCGCCTTCCAGCTATCTAGACAATCCCTCAAATGCGGTGACAACGCGATTCGTCAAGACCGCCACCAACAAAATGCGCTGTCCCATCTTTACGCTAGCCTGGACGCCAGAGGGCAGGCGTCTGGTCACCGGAGCCAGCTCTGGCGAGTTTACGCTATGGAACGGACTCACATTTAACTTCGAGACGATCCTTCAG GCCCACGATATATCGGTGCGCACCATGGTGTGGTCACACAACGACAGCTGGATGGTAACCGGAGACCACGGCGGCTATGTTAAGTACTGGCAGTCCAACATGAACAACGTCAAGATGTACCAGGCCCACAAGGAGGCCATTAGGGGAATAAG TTTCAGTCCCACGGACAGCAAGTTTGTAAGCGGCAGTGATGACGGCACCCTGCGGATCTGGGACTTTATGCGCTGCCAAGAGGAGCAAGTGCTGCGAG GTCATGGTGCCGATGTCAAGTGCGTGCACTGGCATCCGCACAAAGGAATGATCGTGAGTGGGAGCAAGGATAACCAGCAGCCCATCAAGATCTGGGACCCCAAGAGCGGGATTGCCCTAGCCACGCT GCATGCCCACAAGTCCACGGTGATGGACCTAAAATGGAATGACAATGGAAACTGGCTGGTCACCGCCTCGAGGGACCATCTGCTCAAGCTCTTCGACATACGGAATCTGCGGGAGGAGGTCCAGGTGTTCCGTGGCCACAAAAAAGAGGCTAGCTCTGTGTCCTGGCATCCGATTCACGAAGGCCTCTTCTGCTCCGGCGGCTCCGATGGGTCCATACTTTTTTGGAATGTTGG AACGGATAAGGAAATCGGTTGCGTGGAGACGGCCCATGACAGCATTGTGTGGACTCTGGCCTGGCATCCGCTCGGGCACATCCTGTGCTCGGGCTCCAACGACCATACCATTAAGTTCTGGACCAGGAATCGTCCGGGAGATCTTATGCGGGACAAATACAACTTGAACACATTGCCCGCCAGCTTGGCTGCACTGGATGAGTGTGAATACG ATGACGCCATAATACCCGGAATGGGACCTGAGGACAGGGTGGAGTTTACCGAGAGTCTTACAGCCGACAAGGGCTTCATTCCCGGCCTGGATCTGGATCCCAGCAAGGCGCTCAGCGATCGGGACAGGGAGAAAAAGGTGCCCTACAGCAAGCCCATACCACGGAACTTCCAGGTGCAGTGGGCGGGTCCTCGCCGTGCCGACGATCCTAGTGTGCTCACAATCCACGACGAACTGGCAGCTCGAGAGGCCAAGGACTTGTCCAACGGCCTGACTCACCAGCAGATAAGCGAAAACACCCTGGAGGGCATTCTGGCCAGTGGTATGCTGAACGGCCTCGATCCTCATACAATTGTCGGGGTTTTTGCCTACAATCGCTTCATTCGCGTGCATCCCGATTCGCGTCTGATGGGGGCTATACGCCAGGGAGCGGACTTCCTCAACAAGTACGTGGACGCTGGCAAGTTGGAGGAACTGAGCGATGTGGTGCCCCTGAAGGACCGATCACGATCTGTCTCCCCTGCGGTGGAGGCTCGCGGCGAGGTTGCCTCGCCCCCAACGAAAAAGTCGCGATTTGAGCCCCGACAGCACAACGCTCAGTTGGTATGCGTGCGcgagctcctgctcctgaaGAAGCCCTTCCTGCCCTCGCTCGTCACCGTTAAGGCACAACAGCCCAACACGGAGTTTGTGGATGAGCCACCACTGGAGCAGTGCGatcgggagagagagagggatcgcgagagagagcgagatcgGGAACGAGATCCATCCCAATCGAACAGACCCAATCCATGGGCTGCCAATTCTCCTTGGACGAACAATGGAAACGGCGGGGGCGGAGGCAATGGCTCCAATGGCTTCAGCAACAACGGCTCAGACAACTTCAACGAGCGAGAGCGGGACCAGTTTCCAAagagtggcaacaacaactccAACAGTGGCGGACAGCAACGCCGCAGGcgtggcaacaacaactccGGCTCCAGTGGCGGCGGAGGTGGGGGAGGTGGCGGCAGCGGGAGCGGAAGAAATCGAGGGCGAAACAACAGACGCTTCTAA
- the Xe7 gene encoding A-kinase anchor protein 17A isoform X3, whose product MQISVSLPKIKSGKSVSNLEIMDKLSAELKPDKFLVLKVSKSTVDYIRFEAELDERKRLRLARERLDGISLRISGFSESFRVRCAESKDEFPTRHDWDSYFRDARNMDEMKAGERPDTIHLTHLPMRWFCPRHSEHEEQVKPSESIFKRIFEKFGRVRAVDIPICDPYRKSMQSDINGMRTFSFDQDVLFEAYVQFEEYTSFVRAMDEFRGTKLVRKFVDKTQAINICVNFDKQKHLSDSHVQRRERMRKRCIAKAQAEDEERDRLKKQQAEQLERERQKQEELKLAEVEKQREREEKRKEKHLKKIQERGQVEISQKIRIEERKLLIAQRKLESIRTLEKLFDRIQLKQKDKPRRARQDEAKDIQRGRLVEKYKAATEKLVSEQRKIVQEIKSNTPLMGLLKSKSKKNSAADCSSDDENAKGASKKHKGNGLVATAAPGAADSLSNDASSALNPFKPATAMPVGALPGQAAYNAEAASEWMQSLSMFGYGLPGVFPGALYRPAAPFPVSSNYRGFAPRPRGRGRGRGAAFRGGRPGYDGSSSYYNPKHDRYGDEDNDNGYHHKSSRARHRSRSDSSYSRSRSRSHGRRIICRSRRSQSRSRSRSHYRKSSYSSRSRRSHSRSHSRSRSKTPSQRKNRKLASTRRSRSVSYSRSRSHSRKRSHSRREHRSRHRSRSRSRSHCRSPSRSPSRNNTDRNIVLEADKLVASAEQIQRTIEQHTKDRMREEEREIKQNFRQQRTNSHSSNHVDTKLQKESNDEDRQGGSKRSSRRNSLAA is encoded by the exons atgcaaatctcCGTTTCATTGCCGAAAATTAAATCCGGCAAATCCGTATCCAACTTGGAGATAATGGACAAACTGAGCGCTGAGCTCAAACCGGACAAGTTTCTAGTGCTCAAA GTATCCAAGAGCACTGTAGACTACATACGCTTCGAAGCGGAGCTGGACGAGCGCAAGCGTCTTCGTTTAGCCCGAGAACGTTTGGACGGCATTTCGTTGCGCATCTCTGGCTTCAGCGAATCTTTCCGAGTACGATGCGCCGAGTCCAAGGATGAGTTTCCCACACGTCACGACTGGGACTCGTATTTTCGCGATGCCCGAAACATGGATGAAATGAAGGCAGGCGAGCGGCCAGATACCATTCATCTAACGCATCTACCCATGCGTTGGTTCTGCCCAAGGCACTCGGAGCACGAGGAGCAGGTCAAGCCGAGCGAAAGCATTTTCAAGCGCATCTTCGAGAAATTTGGTCGCGTCCGTGCCGTAGACATACCCATATGTGATCCTTATCGTAAGAGCATGCAATCGGACATCAACGGAATGCGTACGTTCAGTTTCGACCAAGATGTTCTCTTCGAAGC CTATGTACAGTTTGAAGAATACACCAGCTTTGTACGTGCTATGGATGAGTTCCGTGGCACAAAGCTAGTACGAAAGTTCGTGGACAAGACCCAGGCCATCAACATTTGTGTCAACTTCGACAAGCAGAAGCATCTTAGCGACTCCCATGTCCAGCGCCGCGAACGCATGAGAAAGCGGTGCATTGCCAAAGCCCAGGCGGAGGATGAGGAGCGGGATCGCTTAAAGAAACAACAGGCCGAACAACTGGAGCGCGAAAG GCAAAAGCAAGAAGAATTGAAATTAGCCGAGGTGGAAAAGCAGCGTGAACGggaagaaaaacgaaaagaaaaacatctCAAAAAAATCCAAGAGCGCGGCCAGGTGGAGATCTCTCAAAAGATACGCATCGAGGAGCGCAAGCTGTTGATAGCTCAGCGCAAGCTGGAGAGCATACGCACCCTGGAGAAGCTATTTGACCGCATACAG TTGAAGCAAAAAGATAAGCCACGTCGGGCCCGACAAGATGAGGCCAAGGACATTCAACGTGGCCGTCTGGTGGAGAAGTATAAGGCTGCCACAGAGAAGCTGGTTTCTGAACAGCGAAAAATTGTTCAGGAGATCAAAAGCAATACTCCATTAATGGGTCTGCTAAAGAGTAAGTCCAAGAAGAACTCTGCTGCCGATTGCAGCAGCGACGACGAGAACGCCAAGGGTGCCAGCAAGAAGCATAAGGGAAATGGCTTGGTCGCAACTGCAGCTCCCGGGGCTGCAGATTCCCTATCAAATGACGCCAGCTCCGCATTGAATCCATTCAAGCCCGCTACTGCCATGCCCGTTGGCGCTTTACCAGGCCAAGCCGCCTACAATGCCGAAGCAGCCAGCGAGTGGATGCAATCGCTGTCCATGTTCGGATACGGCTTACCCGGAGTCTTTCCTGGAGCTCTTTATCGCCCCGCAGCTCCATTTCCCGTCTCTAGTAATTATAGAGGATTTGCCCCAAGACCCCGCGGTCGAGGTCGGGGTCGTGGTGCAGCCTTCCGTGGTGGTCGGCCTGGGTACGATGGATCATCCTCGTACTACAATCCTAAGCACGATCGCTATGGCGACGAAGATAACGACAATGGCTACCATCACAAGTCGTCGCGTGCAAG GCATCGCTCGCGTTCTGACTCGTCCTATTCCAGGAGTCGTAGTAGATCGCATGGACGACG AATCATCTGTCGTTCCAGACGCTCTCAGTCGCGCAGTCGCAGTCGATCCCACTACCGCAAATCATCTTACTCATCAAGATCAAG ACGAAGTCACAGCCGATCTCATTCGCGCAGTCGCAGCAAGACGCCGTCACAACGAAAGAATCGCAAATTGGCCTCCACGCGACGATCCCGCTCGGTCAGCTATTCACGATCCCGCTCCCACTCTCGAAAGCGCTCTCATTCCCGTCGCGAGCATCGCAGTCGTCACCGGAGTCGCAGTCGTAGTCGCAGTCACTGTCGCAGCCCCAGTCGCAGCCCCAGTCGTAATAATACGGACAGAAACATTGTTCTGGAGGCTGACAAACTAGTTGCCTCTGCTGAGCAAATTCAGCGCACCATCGAGCAGCACACCAAGGATCGAATGCGCGAAGAGGAGCGGGAGATAAAGCAGAATTTCCGGCAGCAGAGAaccaacagccacagcagcaatcATGTGGACACCAAACTACAAAAGGAATCAAACGATGAAGATAGACAAGGCGGCAGCAAACGGAGCAGTCGCCGCAACTCTCTGGCTGCATag
- the Xe7 gene encoding A-kinase anchor protein 17A isoform X2 — translation MINIQTIENVADCTPLYLPHSLYLKPWAKMQISVSLPKIKSGKSVSNLEIMDKLSAELKPDKFLVLKVSKSTVDYIRFEAELDERKRLRLARERLDGISLRISGFSESFRVRCAESKDEFPTRHDWDSYFRDARNMDEMKAGERPDTIHLTHLPMRWFCPRHSEHEEQVKPSESIFKRIFEKFGRVRAVDIPICDPYRKSMQSDINGMRTFSFDQDVLFEAYVQFEEYTSFVRAMDEFRGTKLVRKFVDKTQAINICVNFDKQKHLSDSHVQRRERMRKRCIAKAQAEDEERDRLKKQQAEQLERERQKQEELKLAEVEKQREREEKRKEKHLKKIQERGQVEISQKIRIEERKLLIAQRKLESIRTLEKLFDRIQLKQKDKPRRARQDEAKDIQRGRLVEKYKAATEKLVSEQRKIVQEIKSNTPLMGLLKSKSKKNSAADCSSDDENAKGASKKHKGNGLVATAAPGAADSLSNDASSALNPFKPATAMPVGALPGQAAYNAEAASEWMQSLSMFGYGLPGVFPGALYRPAAPFPVSSNYRGFAPRPRGRGRGRGAAFRGGRPGYDGSSSYYNPKHDRYGDEDNDNGYHHKSSRARHRSRSDSSYSRSRSRSHGRRRSQSRSRSRSHYRKSSYSSRSRRSHSRSHSRSRSKTPSQRKNRKLASTRRSRSVSYSRSRSHSRKRSHSRREHRSRHRSRSRSRSHCRSPSRSPSRNNTDRNIVLEADKLVASAEQIQRTIEQHTKDRMREEEREIKQNFRQQRTNSHSSNHVDTKLQKESNDEDRQGGSKRSSRRNSLAA, via the exons ATGATCAACATTCAGACTATAGAAAATGTGGCAGACTGCACACCACTTTACCTGCCCCACAGCTTGTATCTCAAGCCGTGggcaaaaatgcaaatctcCGTTTCATTGCCGAAAATTAAATCCGGCAAATCCGTATCCAACTTGGAGATAATGGACAAACTGAGCGCTGAGCTCAAACCGGACAAGTTTCTAGTGCTCAAA GTATCCAAGAGCACTGTAGACTACATACGCTTCGAAGCGGAGCTGGACGAGCGCAAGCGTCTTCGTTTAGCCCGAGAACGTTTGGACGGCATTTCGTTGCGCATCTCTGGCTTCAGCGAATCTTTCCGAGTACGATGCGCCGAGTCCAAGGATGAGTTTCCCACACGTCACGACTGGGACTCGTATTTTCGCGATGCCCGAAACATGGATGAAATGAAGGCAGGCGAGCGGCCAGATACCATTCATCTAACGCATCTACCCATGCGTTGGTTCTGCCCAAGGCACTCGGAGCACGAGGAGCAGGTCAAGCCGAGCGAAAGCATTTTCAAGCGCATCTTCGAGAAATTTGGTCGCGTCCGTGCCGTAGACATACCCATATGTGATCCTTATCGTAAGAGCATGCAATCGGACATCAACGGAATGCGTACGTTCAGTTTCGACCAAGATGTTCTCTTCGAAGC CTATGTACAGTTTGAAGAATACACCAGCTTTGTACGTGCTATGGATGAGTTCCGTGGCACAAAGCTAGTACGAAAGTTCGTGGACAAGACCCAGGCCATCAACATTTGTGTCAACTTCGACAAGCAGAAGCATCTTAGCGACTCCCATGTCCAGCGCCGCGAACGCATGAGAAAGCGGTGCATTGCCAAAGCCCAGGCGGAGGATGAGGAGCGGGATCGCTTAAAGAAACAACAGGCCGAACAACTGGAGCGCGAAAG GCAAAAGCAAGAAGAATTGAAATTAGCCGAGGTGGAAAAGCAGCGTGAACGggaagaaaaacgaaaagaaaaacatctCAAAAAAATCCAAGAGCGCGGCCAGGTGGAGATCTCTCAAAAGATACGCATCGAGGAGCGCAAGCTGTTGATAGCTCAGCGCAAGCTGGAGAGCATACGCACCCTGGAGAAGCTATTTGACCGCATACAG TTGAAGCAAAAAGATAAGCCACGTCGGGCCCGACAAGATGAGGCCAAGGACATTCAACGTGGCCGTCTGGTGGAGAAGTATAAGGCTGCCACAGAGAAGCTGGTTTCTGAACAGCGAAAAATTGTTCAGGAGATCAAAAGCAATACTCCATTAATGGGTCTGCTAAAGAGTAAGTCCAAGAAGAACTCTGCTGCCGATTGCAGCAGCGACGACGAGAACGCCAAGGGTGCCAGCAAGAAGCATAAGGGAAATGGCTTGGTCGCAACTGCAGCTCCCGGGGCTGCAGATTCCCTATCAAATGACGCCAGCTCCGCATTGAATCCATTCAAGCCCGCTACTGCCATGCCCGTTGGCGCTTTACCAGGCCAAGCCGCCTACAATGCCGAAGCAGCCAGCGAGTGGATGCAATCGCTGTCCATGTTCGGATACGGCTTACCCGGAGTCTTTCCTGGAGCTCTTTATCGCCCCGCAGCTCCATTTCCCGTCTCTAGTAATTATAGAGGATTTGCCCCAAGACCCCGCGGTCGAGGTCGGGGTCGTGGTGCAGCCTTCCGTGGTGGTCGGCCTGGGTACGATGGATCATCCTCGTACTACAATCCTAAGCACGATCGCTATGGCGACGAAGATAACGACAATGGCTACCATCACAAGTCGTCGCGTGCAAG GCATCGCTCGCGTTCTGACTCGTCCTATTCCAGGAGTCGTAGTAGATCGCATGGACGACG ACGCTCTCAGTCGCGCAGTCGCAGTCGATCCCACTACCGCAAATCATCTTACTCATCAAGATCAAG ACGAAGTCACAGCCGATCTCATTCGCGCAGTCGCAGCAAGACGCCGTCACAACGAAAGAATCGCAAATTGGCCTCCACGCGACGATCCCGCTCGGTCAGCTATTCACGATCCCGCTCCCACTCTCGAAAGCGCTCTCATTCCCGTCGCGAGCATCGCAGTCGTCACCGGAGTCGCAGTCGTAGTCGCAGTCACTGTCGCAGCCCCAGTCGCAGCCCCAGTCGTAATAATACGGACAGAAACATTGTTCTGGAGGCTGACAAACTAGTTGCCTCTGCTGAGCAAATTCAGCGCACCATCGAGCAGCACACCAAGGATCGAATGCGCGAAGAGGAGCGGGAGATAAAGCAGAATTTCCGGCAGCAGAGAaccaacagccacagcagcaatcATGTGGACACCAAACTACAAAAGGAATCAAACGATGAAGATAGACAAGGCGGCAGCAAACGGAGCAGTCGCCGCAACTCTCTGGCTGCATag
- the Xe7 gene encoding A-kinase anchor protein 17A isoform X1 — protein sequence MINIQTIENVADCTPLYLPHSLYLKPWAKMQISVSLPKIKSGKSVSNLEIMDKLSAELKPDKFLVLKVSKSTVDYIRFEAELDERKRLRLARERLDGISLRISGFSESFRVRCAESKDEFPTRHDWDSYFRDARNMDEMKAGERPDTIHLTHLPMRWFCPRHSEHEEQVKPSESIFKRIFEKFGRVRAVDIPICDPYRKSMQSDINGMRTFSFDQDVLFEAYVQFEEYTSFVRAMDEFRGTKLVRKFVDKTQAINICVNFDKQKHLSDSHVQRRERMRKRCIAKAQAEDEERDRLKKQQAEQLERERQKQEELKLAEVEKQREREEKRKEKHLKKIQERGQVEISQKIRIEERKLLIAQRKLESIRTLEKLFDRIQLKQKDKPRRARQDEAKDIQRGRLVEKYKAATEKLVSEQRKIVQEIKSNTPLMGLLKSKSKKNSAADCSSDDENAKGASKKHKGNGLVATAAPGAADSLSNDASSALNPFKPATAMPVGALPGQAAYNAEAASEWMQSLSMFGYGLPGVFPGALYRPAAPFPVSSNYRGFAPRPRGRGRGRGAAFRGGRPGYDGSSSYYNPKHDRYGDEDNDNGYHHKSSRARHRSRSDSSYSRSRSRSHGRRIICRSRRSQSRSRSRSHYRKSSYSSRSRRSHSRSHSRSRSKTPSQRKNRKLASTRRSRSVSYSRSRSHSRKRSHSRREHRSRHRSRSRSRSHCRSPSRSPSRNNTDRNIVLEADKLVASAEQIQRTIEQHTKDRMREEEREIKQNFRQQRTNSHSSNHVDTKLQKESNDEDRQGGSKRSSRRNSLAA from the exons ATGATCAACATTCAGACTATAGAAAATGTGGCAGACTGCACACCACTTTACCTGCCCCACAGCTTGTATCTCAAGCCGTGggcaaaaatgcaaatctcCGTTTCATTGCCGAAAATTAAATCCGGCAAATCCGTATCCAACTTGGAGATAATGGACAAACTGAGCGCTGAGCTCAAACCGGACAAGTTTCTAGTGCTCAAA GTATCCAAGAGCACTGTAGACTACATACGCTTCGAAGCGGAGCTGGACGAGCGCAAGCGTCTTCGTTTAGCCCGAGAACGTTTGGACGGCATTTCGTTGCGCATCTCTGGCTTCAGCGAATCTTTCCGAGTACGATGCGCCGAGTCCAAGGATGAGTTTCCCACACGTCACGACTGGGACTCGTATTTTCGCGATGCCCGAAACATGGATGAAATGAAGGCAGGCGAGCGGCCAGATACCATTCATCTAACGCATCTACCCATGCGTTGGTTCTGCCCAAGGCACTCGGAGCACGAGGAGCAGGTCAAGCCGAGCGAAAGCATTTTCAAGCGCATCTTCGAGAAATTTGGTCGCGTCCGTGCCGTAGACATACCCATATGTGATCCTTATCGTAAGAGCATGCAATCGGACATCAACGGAATGCGTACGTTCAGTTTCGACCAAGATGTTCTCTTCGAAGC CTATGTACAGTTTGAAGAATACACCAGCTTTGTACGTGCTATGGATGAGTTCCGTGGCACAAAGCTAGTACGAAAGTTCGTGGACAAGACCCAGGCCATCAACATTTGTGTCAACTTCGACAAGCAGAAGCATCTTAGCGACTCCCATGTCCAGCGCCGCGAACGCATGAGAAAGCGGTGCATTGCCAAAGCCCAGGCGGAGGATGAGGAGCGGGATCGCTTAAAGAAACAACAGGCCGAACAACTGGAGCGCGAAAG GCAAAAGCAAGAAGAATTGAAATTAGCCGAGGTGGAAAAGCAGCGTGAACGggaagaaaaacgaaaagaaaaacatctCAAAAAAATCCAAGAGCGCGGCCAGGTGGAGATCTCTCAAAAGATACGCATCGAGGAGCGCAAGCTGTTGATAGCTCAGCGCAAGCTGGAGAGCATACGCACCCTGGAGAAGCTATTTGACCGCATACAG TTGAAGCAAAAAGATAAGCCACGTCGGGCCCGACAAGATGAGGCCAAGGACATTCAACGTGGCCGTCTGGTGGAGAAGTATAAGGCTGCCACAGAGAAGCTGGTTTCTGAACAGCGAAAAATTGTTCAGGAGATCAAAAGCAATACTCCATTAATGGGTCTGCTAAAGAGTAAGTCCAAGAAGAACTCTGCTGCCGATTGCAGCAGCGACGACGAGAACGCCAAGGGTGCCAGCAAGAAGCATAAGGGAAATGGCTTGGTCGCAACTGCAGCTCCCGGGGCTGCAGATTCCCTATCAAATGACGCCAGCTCCGCATTGAATCCATTCAAGCCCGCTACTGCCATGCCCGTTGGCGCTTTACCAGGCCAAGCCGCCTACAATGCCGAAGCAGCCAGCGAGTGGATGCAATCGCTGTCCATGTTCGGATACGGCTTACCCGGAGTCTTTCCTGGAGCTCTTTATCGCCCCGCAGCTCCATTTCCCGTCTCTAGTAATTATAGAGGATTTGCCCCAAGACCCCGCGGTCGAGGTCGGGGTCGTGGTGCAGCCTTCCGTGGTGGTCGGCCTGGGTACGATGGATCATCCTCGTACTACAATCCTAAGCACGATCGCTATGGCGACGAAGATAACGACAATGGCTACCATCACAAGTCGTCGCGTGCAAG GCATCGCTCGCGTTCTGACTCGTCCTATTCCAGGAGTCGTAGTAGATCGCATGGACGACG AATCATCTGTCGTTCCAGACGCTCTCAGTCGCGCAGTCGCAGTCGATCCCACTACCGCAAATCATCTTACTCATCAAGATCAAG ACGAAGTCACAGCCGATCTCATTCGCGCAGTCGCAGCAAGACGCCGTCACAACGAAAGAATCGCAAATTGGCCTCCACGCGACGATCCCGCTCGGTCAGCTATTCACGATCCCGCTCCCACTCTCGAAAGCGCTCTCATTCCCGTCGCGAGCATCGCAGTCGTCACCGGAGTCGCAGTCGTAGTCGCAGTCACTGTCGCAGCCCCAGTCGCAGCCCCAGTCGTAATAATACGGACAGAAACATTGTTCTGGAGGCTGACAAACTAGTTGCCTCTGCTGAGCAAATTCAGCGCACCATCGAGCAGCACACCAAGGATCGAATGCGCGAAGAGGAGCGGGAGATAAAGCAGAATTTCCGGCAGCAGAGAaccaacagccacagcagcaatcATGTGGACACCAAACTACAAAAGGAATCAAACGATGAAGATAGACAAGGCGGCAGCAAACGGAGCAGTCGCCGCAACTCTCTGGCTGCATag